DNA sequence from the Prochlorothrix hollandica PCC 9006 = CALU 1027 genome:
GTGGTGGCAGGGTTGGGATCCCCGATCGGTGCTCTATGTGGGGGATGAAGTGCGGGATGTGGAGGCGGCGCGGCGGGCGGGGCTGCGATCGGTGGCGGTGACCTGGGGGTTTAACACGGCGACGGCTTTGGCGGCGGCCCAGCCTGATTATTTAATTCACGACCCCCGATCGCTGCTAACTTTGGTGTCCCCGCCCGTGGGAGAAATCTGGGGAGGGTGGTAAGGTCGGAGGGAATGTCTGAAATCAGTCCTGACGTATGCTTGTCCCCTCCCCAGATCTAGCCCAACCCATGAACCCAAAGACCCCTGTTGCCCCTGCCCAAATCCTTGATGGTAAAGCTCTGGCGGCTAAGGTGCGCCAAGCCCTTGGCGATCGTGTTCAACAGATCCAAGGCCCAGGGGTGCGTCCCCCCGGCTTAGCGGTGGTGATGGTGGGGGATAACCCTGCCAGTGCGGTGTATGTGCGCAACAAAGAAAACGCCTGTGCCAAGGTGGGTATCGCCTCCTTTGGCCAAACCTTACCTGCCACCGCGACCCAGGCAGAGGTGGCGGCCCTGATTGATGCCCTGAACCGGGACGATCGGGTGGATGGCATTTTGGTCCAACTGCCCTTGCCCCCCCACTTGGACGCGGTGGCCCTGATCCAGAGCATTGATCCCGCCAAGGATGCCGATGGTCTCCATCCCCTCAATCTGGGGAAGCTGCTCCGGGGAGAACCGGGGCTGCGCAGTTGTACCCCGGCGGGGGTGATGGCCCTGTTGGCGGAGTATGGTTTGGAGGGCAACGGTAAAGAGGCGGTGGTGGTGGGCCGCAGTATGTTGGTGGGCAAGCCCCTGGCCCTGATGTTGTTGGAAGCCAATGCGACGGTGACCGTGGCCCACTCCCGCACCCCTGATCTGGGGGCTGTGATCCGGCGGGCGGATATTGTGGTGGCGGCGGTGGGGGTGCCCCAATTGATTACGGCGGAGATGGTGAAGCCCGGTGCGATCGTGGTGGATGTGGGCATTAACCGGGTGCTGTTGCCGGAGGGGGGCAGTGCCCTGGTGGGGGATGTGGATTTTGCCTCTGTGGCGGCGGTGGCCGGCTGGATCACTCCGGTACCGGGGGGGGTGGGTCCGATGACGGTGGCGATGTTGCTGCAAAATACGGTGTGGAG
Encoded proteins:
- the folD gene encoding bifunctional methylenetetrahydrofolate dehydrogenase/methenyltetrahydrofolate cyclohydrolase FolD, yielding MNPKTPVAPAQILDGKALAAKVRQALGDRVQQIQGPGVRPPGLAVVMVGDNPASAVYVRNKENACAKVGIASFGQTLPATATQAEVAALIDALNRDDRVDGILVQLPLPPHLDAVALIQSIDPAKDADGLHPLNLGKLLRGEPGLRSCTPAGVMALLAEYGLEGNGKEAVVVGRSMLVGKPLALMLLEANATVTVAHSRTPDLGAVIRRADIVVAAVGVPQLITAEMVKPGAIVVDVGINRVLLPEGGSALVGDVDFASVAAVAGWITPVPGGVGPMTVAMLLQNTVWSYGQRLGSGSLW